TTTATTTTGAAGGTTTTGAAAATACGGGTTTAATTTATCTATTGTAACATGAACATACCCTTCTTTTTCTTGAACCCATATGTTTTTAATGTCTTTGTATTCTCGAATAACCCCTTCAGATGCTAAATAGCCAATTACCATATCTTCAATGTATTGAGGGCTACATACCATCGTGACAAACTCTTCTTCATTAATTTTCACAGTCACAGGAAACTCCGTTACAATTTTATCTTCCACGCTTTCCATTTCACCATTTTTAAATCTAAGAACTGTACGCTTCTTAACGGTCGAATTCATGTGATGTCTCCTTTTTTAAATAATGTTTTTATCAAAAACAAATACGGAAACCGCTATATTTTCTTTTATTTTCATATCTGAAAATAAATTAACCAGCTTTGCTCCTACCAATTCTTCTAGCCCTTCCGGCGGATTCGATGCATATACATCTTGAATCATTTTTGTTCGAGCTAAATGAACCATGTCACACCCTTCAGAAGTGCTTGCAATAAATGTTTCTGTCGGAGTTAAATTTCCATACAGTGTTGAGACAGCCATATTTTCAACAAAAACCGTATGTATTCTTTCCGGTCCTTTTCCAAATAAATCTTTTCGAAGCTTCCGAATAATATCATTAAATTCATGAATTGTTTTTGACATAATCAACGCTCTCCCACCGATTAAAATTAAATTGTGCATTTTATTCCTACAGTTTTTTTATCATAAATCAACACTTCAAAAAATAAAAGCCTAAAATCTTTGCAGCAAAACTTTTGAAGAGAGTTGGGTATTTAAAAAAGTTGTGCATTTAAAAACGTAGCGATATAATTATAAATAACCGAGATGGAATAATAATAATAATGAATTGTTATTACTCTATCACTTTTTCTTAACGATATAAATGGGCCGGATTGGCATATTAGTAAGACCTGCTAGTAAACTATTCCACCATGATTGCACTTCCCTTATTTAATTAGGCATGTGTATTCATGGTGGTTTTTTGTTTTATATAAAGGAGGAAAACAAATGAGTCGTGAAATCATCACTGTTCATATAAATGGCAACGAATACAAGGCAGCTTCAGGTTCTACCATACTCGAAATTATTAACCAGCAAAACATCGAGCATCCTCAGATTTGTTATGTGCCTGAAGTAGACCCTATTCAAACTTGTGACACATGTATTGTTGAAATGAATGGCGAGTTAGTTCGTTCTTGTTCTACAAAAGCTGAAAACGGCATGAAGATTGAATTACAATCAGCACCCGCAAAAGCGGCACAGACGGAAGCAATGGATCGCTTATTAGAAAATCATTTGCTATACTGCACCGTTTGCGATAATAACAACGGAAACTGTAAATTACATAATACAGCCGAAATGATGGAGATTGAACATCAAAAATACCCCTATACGCCAAAGGCCTCAGAGGATGAAGTCGATATGTCTCATCCGTTTTACCGTTATGACCCTAATCAATGCATTGCTTGTGGACAATGTGTAGAGGTTTGTCAAAATCTTCAAGTTAATGAAACGCTCTCTATCGACTGGGAAGCGAAACGTCCCCGCGTTCTCTGGGATGATGGTGTAGCAATCAATGAATCTTCTTGTGTGAGCTGCGGTCAATGTGTAACAGTATGCCCTTGTAATGCCTTAATGGAAAAATCTATGCTCGGAGAAGCTGGATTCATGACCGGACTTCCAAAAAGCGTTTTGAATCCAATGATTGATTTAGTTAAAGAAGTGGAACCAGGGTACAGCGGAATTTTTGCTGTTTCAGAGGTGGAAGCAGCTATGCGTGAAACTCGGACGAAAAAAACAAAAACCGTCTGTACATTTTGCGGAGTTGGATGTTCATTTGAAGTGTGGACAAAAGGCCGCGAAATCCTTAAAGTTCAACCTAGCTCAGATGCTCCCGCAAACGCTATTTCAACCTGTGTGAAAGGAAAATTCGGCTGGGATTTTGTAAACTCTGAAAAACGTATTACTAAGCCTTTAATCCGAAAAAATGGCGCATTTGTAGAGTCATCATGGGAAGAAGCGCTCGATTTAGTAGCAAGCAGGTTAAACTCTATCAATCAGCAGTACGGACATGGATCCGTTGGTTTTATCTCTTCTTCTAAGATTACAAACGAAGAAAACTATGTTATTCAAAAGCTGGCTCGCCAAATGTTTGAAACAAATGACGTAGACAACTGTTCTCGCTACTGTCAGTCTCCTGCAACCGATGGATTATTTCGAACAGTCGGAATGGGAGGCGATGCCGGCACGATAAAAGACATCGCAAAAGCTGGACTGGTTATCATCGTTGGAGCTAACCCTGCCGAAGGTCACCCTGTATTAGCAACTCGTATCAAACGCGCGCATAAGCTTCATGACCAAAAACTAATCGTCGCAGATTTGCGCAAAAACGAAATGGCTGAACGCTCTGACATTTTTATCAGTCCAAAACAAGGTACGGACCAAGTATGGCTAATGGCTGTAACAAAATACATGATTGATCAAGGATGGCACAACGAAAAATTCATCCAAGAAAACGTCAACTATTTTGAAGACTTTAACTCTTTGCTTGAAAAGTACACACTTGAATATGCTGAACAAATTACGGGTATTTCAGCAGCAACACTCATTCAAATAGCTGAAATGATTCGAGACGCCGATGGAACCTGTGTGCTGTGGGGTATGGGCGTGACGCAAAATACAGGAGGCTCTGATACATCAGCGGCTATCTCAAACCTGTTGCTTGCTACTGGAAACTATCGACGCCCTGGTGCAGGCGCTTATCCACTCCGAGGCCACAATAACGTGCAAGGCGCATGCGATATGGGAACTCTTCCCGCTTGGCTTCCAGGTTATCAGCACGTCACGGACTCAGTCGCTCGAGAAAAATTTGAAAAAGCATACGGCGTGAAAATTAAAGACAAGCCGGGTCTTGATAATATCCAAATGCTTCATTCAATTGATGAAGGAAAAATGAAAGCTATGTACCTTGTAGGAGAAGATATGGCTCTTGTCGATTCGAACGCTAATCACGTACACGAAATATTATCAAATCTAGATTTTTTTGTTGTCCAAGACATTTTCCTTTCAAGAACGGCTCAATATGCTGATGTTGTACTCCCTGCTGTTCCTTCTCTTGAAAAAGACGGAACGTTTACCAATACGGAGCGACGCGTACAAAGATTGTATCAAGCATTGCCAACGCTTGGTGATTCGAAGCCGGATTGGTGGATTGTTCAAGAGATTGCAAACCGCTTAGGTGCAAATTGGACGTATACACACCCTGGTGACATCTTTTCAGAAATGGCTAGTCTATCACCTCTGTTCAGCCAAGCCAGCTACGAAAACCTTGAAGGCTGGGATAGCTTCTTATGGGGGAGCTTAGAGGGGAAAAGCACGCCTTTACTTTACGTCGATGGGTTTAATTTCCCAGATAAAAAAGCGCGCTTTGCTTTATCAGATTGGGTTCTTCCTGCTGAATTTTCAGAGGAATATGATTTGAACATTAATAACGGACGAATGTTAGAACATTTTCATGAAGGGAATATGACCAATAAATCGAGCGGTATTCAATCAAAGGTACCGGAAGTATTTGTAGAAATTTCACCTCAGCTTGCCAAGGAGCGTGAAATTGAAGACGGTTCGCTTGTCAGATTAATCTCACCGTTTGGAGCAGTAAAAGTACAGGCATTAATTACAGAGCGAGTAAAAGCAAATGAGCTGTATCTTCCGATGCACTCCGTTCATAAAGATTCGGCTATTAACTTCTTGACGGGGCCTGCAGTAGACCAACGAACAAATACGCCGGCTTACAAACAAACAAAAGTACGGATGGAAGTATTAAGCAAAGGTGGAAAAACGCCTTTACCGTCTACAAATCCGCGTAACAAAAAACGTCATCCTCAAAATGGGGTCGAGGTTCAGCGTAAATGGAATCGTCCTGGCTACGTCCATTTAACAAGTAAATAGGAGGAGAAAAGATGGCACAACCTATTACAGAAATTAAAAAGCCTCTTCCAAGCGAGGAAGAAAAAAAACAGCAAAAATTAGAAGACTTGACTTCCCTGCTGGCAGATAATGAAGAAGCGCTGAATCGTATTCTCGGTATTGTCGGAGAACTTAACGACATGGGTGTTCTTGAAGCTGCTGATTCAATGATTCAAGCAAAAGAAAAAATCTCAAAAATTGCGCTTCATCAAATTTCTAGAGAACCCGTAACCAATTTAATTAATACCCTTATGGGTGCAAGCAGCGGTTTGATGAAGGCAGACCCAGAGGTAACCGCTAAACTTGTGAACAGTGCAACAGCTGGTATGAACGAAGCAAATGAATATGTAAAAACAGGAAAAAAAGTAAGTGCGTTAGCTCTTATAAAAGCGCTAAATGATCCAGATGTTAATCGTGCAATTGGATTTGGACTTCACTTTTTAAAAGGAATGGGCAAAGCGTTGGAAGAGTAAATAAGACAGCGACTTGAAAGTTTTTTCCCTTTCAAGTCGCTGTTTTCTTTTTAGGAAGTCCCTTTCTAAGTGAACGTGATATAGTTATACTAAATTGCTCTACTAAAACTAATTGAGGTGACACGATGCAACAATACTTTAAACCCTTATTCGCACTATTATTTTTAATTATGTTTACTGCTGCTTGTTCGAACGGAACAAATACGAGTCAATCAGCGGCTCAGTACCAAAACGTCAGCTTAACGATATCCGCTGCAGCCAGCTTAAAAGATGCGCTTACTGATATTCAAAAGCAATATGAAACAAAGCATCCGAATGTCGACTTAAAATTTAATTTTGGGGCTTCAGGCTCGCTGCAACAGCAAATCGAAAACGGCGCACCGGCTGATTTGTTTTTTTCAGCAGCGGAAGATAAGTTTGATGCACTGGTAAAGTCGGG
The genomic region above belongs to Priestia megaterium and contains:
- a CDS encoding Na-translocating system protein MpsC family protein, whose product is MSKTIHEFNDIIRKLRKDLFGKGPERIHTVFVENMAVSTLYGNLTPTETFIASTSEGCDMVHLARTKMIQDVYASNPPEGLEELVGAKLVNLFSDMKIKENIAVSVFVFDKNII
- the fdhF gene encoding formate dehydrogenase subunit alpha codes for the protein MSREIITVHINGNEYKAASGSTILEIINQQNIEHPQICYVPEVDPIQTCDTCIVEMNGELVRSCSTKAENGMKIELQSAPAKAAQTEAMDRLLENHLLYCTVCDNNNGNCKLHNTAEMMEIEHQKYPYTPKASEDEVDMSHPFYRYDPNQCIACGQCVEVCQNLQVNETLSIDWEAKRPRVLWDDGVAINESSCVSCGQCVTVCPCNALMEKSMLGEAGFMTGLPKSVLNPMIDLVKEVEPGYSGIFAVSEVEAAMRETRTKKTKTVCTFCGVGCSFEVWTKGREILKVQPSSDAPANAISTCVKGKFGWDFVNSEKRITKPLIRKNGAFVESSWEEALDLVASRLNSINQQYGHGSVGFISSSKITNEENYVIQKLARQMFETNDVDNCSRYCQSPATDGLFRTVGMGGDAGTIKDIAKAGLVIIVGANPAEGHPVLATRIKRAHKLHDQKLIVADLRKNEMAERSDIFISPKQGTDQVWLMAVTKYMIDQGWHNEKFIQENVNYFEDFNSLLEKYTLEYAEQITGISAATLIQIAEMIRDADGTCVLWGMGVTQNTGGSDTSAAISNLLLATGNYRRPGAGAYPLRGHNNVQGACDMGTLPAWLPGYQHVTDSVAREKFEKAYGVKIKDKPGLDNIQMLHSIDEGKMKAMYLVGEDMALVDSNANHVHEILSNLDFFVVQDIFLSRTAQYADVVLPAVPSLEKDGTFTNTERRVQRLYQALPTLGDSKPDWWIVQEIANRLGANWTYTHPGDIFSEMASLSPLFSQASYENLEGWDSFLWGSLEGKSTPLLYVDGFNFPDKKARFALSDWVLPAEFSEEYDLNINNGRMLEHFHEGNMTNKSSGIQSKVPEVFVEISPQLAKEREIEDGSLVRLISPFGAVKVQALITERVKANELYLPMHSVHKDSAINFLTGPAVDQRTNTPAYKQTKVRMEVLSKGGKTPLPSTNPRNKKRHPQNGVEVQRKWNRPGYVHLTSK
- a CDS encoding helical membrane plugin domain-containing protein; the encoded protein is MAQPITEIKKPLPSEEEKKQQKLEDLTSLLADNEEALNRILGIVGELNDMGVLEAADSMIQAKEKISKIALHQISREPVTNLINTLMGASSGLMKADPEVTAKLVNSATAGMNEANEYVKTGKKVSALALIKALNDPDVNRAIGFGLHFLKGMGKALEE